One window of Bacillus alkalicellulosilyticus genomic DNA carries:
- a CDS encoding MATE family efflux transporter, with translation MKPEISPLQHKRVSVLSQRHYLVLAIPLIISGISTPLLGAVDTAVVGQIPDPAVIGGVAIGAVIFNTMYWLLGFLRVSTSGFTAQAEGANNQTEVLLSFVRPMILAVLSGLLFIICQQPILHISLALFGGSELVSMYASTYFSIRIWGAPFLLLSYVMVGWMVGMGKVRLALVTQLWLNVINIILDFVFVLGLGMGVTGVAYATLIAEVTAVLFGAVVIVRTKQVKFSDVKAKLLIQSEPLLKMLKVNRDLFLRTVCLLIMTGMFTSSGASMGEVTLAANAILLQIHYIIAYFFGGFANASSILVGRAVGAKNIDLYKRAYILSGQWGGGAAIVLSSVILFFGEPIVSLFTTSAEVRELATSLLIWMIIFPIVGFWALQLEGIFSGATEAIAVRNSIALALLFFLAALWTLVPLLGNTGLWIAFLTFSLGRSIFLSLYVPKVTRTIFL, from the coding sequence ATGAAGCCAGAAATATCCCCGTTACAACATAAGCGTGTGTCTGTCTTGTCACAACGTCACTATTTAGTATTAGCGATTCCCCTGATTATTTCTGGCATTTCAACACCGCTATTAGGCGCCGTCGATACGGCAGTAGTTGGTCAAATTCCTGATCCTGCGGTAATTGGGGGAGTAGCGATTGGTGCCGTTATTTTTAACACGATGTATTGGTTGCTCGGTTTTTTGCGAGTAAGTACAAGTGGATTTACAGCTCAGGCAGAAGGAGCCAATAACCAAACTGAAGTGCTGTTAAGCTTTGTTCGTCCGATGATTTTGGCTGTTCTGTCTGGGTTGTTGTTTATCATCTGTCAACAGCCTATTTTACATATCTCATTAGCGTTATTTGGTGGTAGTGAGTTGGTGTCAATGTATGCTTCCACTTATTTTTCGATTCGTATTTGGGGCGCTCCGTTCCTTCTTCTTAGTTATGTCATGGTCGGCTGGATGGTTGGGATGGGGAAGGTGCGCTTAGCGCTTGTGACTCAACTATGGTTGAACGTCATCAACATCATTTTAGATTTTGTATTTGTCCTTGGATTAGGCATGGGTGTTACTGGCGTTGCTTATGCCACACTGATTGCTGAGGTGACGGCCGTTCTATTTGGAGCGGTTGTTATTGTAAGGACAAAACAGGTGAAGTTTTCTGATGTAAAGGCTAAACTGTTGATTCAGTCTGAGCCTCTCTTGAAAATGTTGAAGGTGAACCGAGATTTGTTTTTACGAACGGTTTGTCTACTTATTATGACAGGTATGTTTACATCGTCAGGAGCAAGCATGGGAGAAGTGACATTAGCAGCAAATGCAATTTTACTTCAAATCCATTATATCATTGCCTATTTTTTTGGAGGCTTTGCAAATGCTTCGAGTATTTTAGTTGGAAGAGCGGTCGGAGCAAAAAACATTGATTTATATAAACGTGCCTATATCCTTTCTGGACAATGGGGAGGTGGGGCAGCGATAGTACTGTCGTCTGTTATTCTTTTCTTTGGAGAACCGATTGTTAGCTTATTTACAACGAGTGCTGAAGTAAGAGAACTGGCTACAAGTCTATTGATTTGGATGATCATCTTTCCGATTGTTGGCTTTTGGGCATTGCAGCTAGAAGGGATTTTTTCTGGAGCGACAGAAGCAATAGCTGTGAGAAATTCGATAGCACTTGCATTACTCTTTTTCCTAGCCGCGCTATGGACCTTGGTTCCTCTTTTAGGAAACACCGGACTATGGATCGCTTTTTTAACATTTAGTCTTGGACGCTCTATCTTTCTATCATTATATGTACCGAAAGTTACACGAACGATTTTCTTATAA
- a CDS encoding methyl-accepting chemotaxis protein, translating into MKILKIYRINTITRKFMVITTLSLMALLTALFLFRYNQVITPIEQQYLNEGKSLAVSLAKTIEGVTEVDLKNGVTLGDGAYKSGSTLKQMLFNDSLTVYQGAEDVAKMRTEDTVYAEAKQLIFDGREIPMWQYELKYESEFDVYTDERWQRVIDSYLISDSIVFALPIFYSENQDVVGYIPTHNTEYSLIGTESKDQWGTEGILSQKYRANRVFNDAIGYNAAANTNTEEPFVQMYDRVIEGKIVKMWDISYPLYFDGQHWGAVRVAKSQTKLSEAIAIQRNQMIVQYSIIFTSTLVLIFTLSTLLVKRRLDSIMKTASTVFENEKLDLTQIFDSNGNDEISRLSSSLNQMIDYTKRLVRSISTVANEVSHSSVMMNENVDKTVLSADQFYLTIQEVKTNSERQAASSKEGATAMEEIASGVQRISESTAEIAYSSSNVVNQLVTGNEQIDSIVEQMTALRNSSLETKGTIEKLNELSQNIGEFASMITDISNQTNIISMNASIEASRSGESGKGFKVIAEEVRNLSSETRHSSEKIVQAIAEIQVFTQQAVAQMENNTMDVEDSVQKVNEIGDAMRTVLQNTHDIDVSVQEVSASSQEISAGVEEVSASMEEMSDISGKSASHTMTAVGSYEDQLQILNNISQSANQLGKLASKLQEGVRSFKIT; encoded by the coding sequence ATGAAAATTTTAAAAATATACAGAATAAATACAATTACTAGAAAGTTTATGGTGATTACTACCTTATCTTTAATGGCACTGCTTACGGCATTATTTTTATTTCGTTATAATCAAGTCATTACACCGATCGAACAGCAGTATTTGAATGAAGGAAAAAGCTTAGCTGTGTCGTTAGCAAAAACAATTGAAGGTGTTACCGAAGTAGATTTAAAAAATGGTGTGACTTTAGGTGATGGAGCATATAAATCAGGTTCTACATTAAAACAGATGTTATTTAATGATAGTTTAACAGTCTATCAAGGTGCCGAAGACGTTGCAAAAATGAGAACGGAAGACACTGTTTATGCAGAGGCGAAACAGCTTATTTTTGATGGTAGAGAAATTCCTATGTGGCAATATGAGTTGAAATACGAGAGCGAATTTGATGTGTATACTGATGAACGTTGGCAAAGAGTGATTGATAGTTATTTGATTTCTGATTCGATTGTGTTTGCGCTTCCAATCTTTTATTCAGAGAATCAAGATGTTGTAGGTTATATCCCGACACATAATACAGAGTATAGTTTGATTGGTACGGAATCTAAAGATCAGTGGGGAACAGAAGGGATACTAAGCCAAAAGTATCGAGCGAATCGAGTGTTCAATGATGCGATCGGTTACAATGCTGCAGCTAATACGAATACAGAAGAGCCATTTGTACAAATGTACGACCGTGTTATTGAGGGGAAGATTGTGAAAATGTGGGATATTTCCTATCCGCTTTATTTTGACGGTCAGCATTGGGGAGCGGTACGTGTTGCTAAATCTCAGACTAAGCTAAGTGAAGCCATTGCCATCCAAAGAAACCAAATGATTGTTCAATACTCTATTATTTTTACAAGCACTCTTGTTTTAATTTTTACACTAAGTACATTACTTGTGAAGAGGCGATTAGATTCAATCATGAAAACAGCAAGTACTGTTTTTGAAAATGAGAAATTGGATTTAACTCAAATATTTGATAGTAACGGAAATGATGAAATTTCACGTCTATCGTCTTCATTAAATCAAATGATCGATTATACAAAAAGGTTAGTTAGATCGATATCCACTGTAGCAAATGAAGTTTCACACTCTTCTGTCATGATGAATGAAAATGTTGATAAAACGGTGTTGTCAGCAGACCAATTTTATTTAACGATTCAAGAAGTGAAAACTAACTCTGAAAGACAAGCGGCTAGTTCTAAAGAAGGAGCAACAGCTATGGAAGAGATTGCTTCTGGTGTTCAAAGAATCTCAGAATCCACTGCAGAGATAGCTTATTCCTCAAGCAATGTGGTGAATCAGTTGGTGACGGGGAATGAACAAATCGACAGCATTGTAGAACAAATGACAGCCTTAAGAAATTCCTCTTTAGAAACGAAGGGGACAATCGAAAAGTTAAATGAACTATCTCAAAATATTGGTGAATTTGCTTCAATGATTACAGACATTTCCAATCAGACTAACATCATTTCTATGAATGCCTCTATTGAAGCAAGTCGTTCAGGTGAAAGCGGTAAAGGTTTTAAAGTCATTGCTGAGGAAGTTCGTAATTTATCATCGGAGACAAGGCATTCTTCTGAAAAAATCGTACAGGCGATAGCTGAAATTCAAGTTTTTACGCAACAAGCGGTTGCTCAAATGGAGAATAATACTATGGATGTCGAAGATAGTGTACAGAAGGTAAATGAAATAGGAGATGCAATGAGAACCGTATTACAAAATACACATGATATTGATGTGAGTGTTCAAGAGGTATCTGCTTCTTCACAAGAAATATCCGCTGGGGTAGAGGAAGTATCTGCTTCAATGGAAGAAATGTCAGATATCTCTGGGAAATCTGCCTCGCATACGATGACTGCTGTTGGTTCTTATGAAGACCAATTACAAATATTAAATAATATTTCTCAGTCTGCTAATCAATTAGGAAAGCTTGCATCTAAGCTTCAAGAAGGAGTACGTAGTTTTAAAATTACGTGA
- the nikB gene encoding nickel ABC transporter permease, with amino-acid sequence MGRVFSIIGSRLIQLVIMVLVLSFVTFLLMKITPGDPVRTLLKVDDIVATTADEERLRAEYGFDQPILQQYGRWLWNVVQLDLGESIIAKRPVLEMIVSKLPATIALSVGGMIALFIIAVPLGIFGAVYEGRWPDYVSRWIAMLGASIPSFWLGLLLIYFFSLQLNLLPVMGMGTFAHFVLPSVTLGIAMAPIYIKLLRERLIATLQSPYIEAAKARGLHKSRVLIFHALRGSLIPLVTMFGLSIGSLLGGITVIEILFSWPGMGELIVNSVLQRDYPVIQGYVIIVGVLVVITNLAVDLLYLVINPQIKQGKEVV; translated from the coding sequence ATGGGTAGGGTGTTTTCAATTATTGGTTCTAGGCTCATTCAATTAGTAATCATGGTTCTCGTTCTTTCTTTTGTGACATTTTTATTGATGAAGATTACACCTGGTGATCCGGTAAGAACTCTTTTAAAGGTTGATGATATTGTTGCGACTACAGCTGATGAGGAGAGGTTGCGTGCTGAATATGGTTTTGACCAACCGATTTTACAGCAATACGGTCGTTGGCTCTGGAATGTAGTTCAGCTTGATTTAGGTGAATCCATTATTGCCAAGAGGCCAGTGCTCGAAATGATTGTTAGTAAACTACCGGCAACGATAGCACTATCAGTGGGCGGTATGATTGCTCTTTTTATAATTGCGGTTCCTTTAGGTATTTTTGGAGCGGTATATGAAGGGCGATGGCCGGATTATGTAAGCAGGTGGATTGCAATGCTAGGTGCTTCGATTCCAAGCTTTTGGCTTGGGTTGTTGTTAATTTATTTCTTTTCATTACAATTGAACCTGCTACCAGTGATGGGGATGGGGACGTTTGCTCATTTTGTTCTTCCTTCTGTTACATTAGGGATTGCTATGGCTCCGATATATATTAAACTTCTGAGAGAGCGTTTAATAGCGACACTCCAAAGTCCGTACATTGAAGCTGCAAAAGCGAGAGGATTGCATAAAAGTCGAGTCCTTATTTTTCATGCTTTAAGGGGAAGTCTTATTCCATTAGTAACGATGTTTGGCTTAAGTATTGGAAGCCTCTTAGGTGGGATTACAGTGATTGAAATTCTATTTTCTTGGCCAGGTATGGGAGAACTGATAGTCAATTCTGTGTTGCAACGCGATTATCCAGTTATCCAAGGCTATGTTATCATTGTTGGCGTTCTTGTCGTTATAACTAATCTGGCTGTGGATTTACTTTATTTGGTCATTAACCCACAAATCAAGCAAGGGAAGGAGGTCGTGTAA
- a CDS encoding ABC transporter ATP-binding protein produces MSVLLVDNLTKQYTKKIQALDKISFQVDKGECIGIVGESGSGKSTLARIILGLEKYKEGQVLVNEKPIAPRKRALLRQYRKEVQMIFQDSTSTLNPKLPIWKSILEPLDNFKEIYPSLLPSKGLLKKEIAEALLEMVGLEKEMATRYPGELSGGQKQRVSIARALSIEPSLLVCDEPTASLDVTVQVQILQLLKKLQEQINMTILFISHDIRAVTFLCEKIIVLQHGSIVDEFKVEEIYDPQRHPYTKALIQAASFE; encoded by the coding sequence ATGAGTGTATTGCTTGTTGATAACCTAACAAAACAATATACGAAAAAAATCCAGGCGTTAGATAAGATTTCATTTCAAGTAGATAAAGGCGAATGCATCGGGATTGTTGGGGAAAGTGGTTCTGGAAAAAGCACGCTTGCACGGATTATTCTGGGGCTAGAAAAGTACAAGGAAGGTCAAGTACTGGTAAACGAAAAACCGATTGCCCCTAGGAAAAGAGCCTTATTACGTCAGTATCGAAAAGAAGTTCAAATGATTTTTCAAGACTCAACAAGTACGCTAAACCCAAAGTTGCCGATTTGGAAAAGTATTCTTGAACCTCTTGATAATTTTAAAGAGATATACCCTTCGTTACTACCATCAAAAGGGTTGTTGAAAAAGGAAATTGCTGAAGCTCTGTTAGAAATGGTTGGTCTTGAAAAAGAAATGGCAACGCGCTATCCTGGTGAACTAAGCGGAGGGCAAAAACAGCGAGTGAGCATTGCCAGAGCCTTAAGTATTGAGCCATCTTTGCTCGTTTGTGATGAACCGACGGCTAGCTTAGATGTAACCGTACAAGTTCAGATTTTACAGTTGTTAAAGAAACTTCAAGAACAAATAAACATGACGATTTTGTTTATCTCCCATGACATTCGCGCAGTTACGTTTTTATGTGAAAAAATTATCGTCTTGCAGCATGGTTCAATCGTTGATGAATTTAAGGTAGAAGAGATTTATGACCCACAACGCCATCCGTATACAAAAGCTCTAATTCAAGCAGCGTCATTTGAGTAA
- the nikC gene encoding nickel transporter permease gives METVIHSTTRLLQNPNLAFGLLLASLLAGITFLGGALVSHDPFAIDMSNRLQGSSAMHWLGTDQLGRDVFARLVYGAKLTIGLGLFAIVMALCIGVPIGLFSGYIGGRVDAFFMRIIDGVLTFPDFILAIAIAGMLGPSLTNVIIAVVLVRWIVYARVVRGLVLAEKEKEYVLVSKVSFSSPVKTIRMHLLPQVMPDIIVMAAIDVGKVILLISAFSYIGIGAQQPIPEWGAMLNDGRGYFQVVPSLMIYPGIAIMLTVLCCNLLGDGLKSYFDIRKGRDL, from the coding sequence ATGGAAACTGTGATACACTCTACGACACGGCTTCTACAGAACCCGAATCTTGCTTTCGGTCTTCTGCTTGCTAGTTTGCTAGCGGGGATCACCTTTTTAGGAGGAGCACTCGTTTCTCATGATCCGTTTGCTATTGATATGAGTAATCGTCTCCAAGGCTCATCAGCCATGCATTGGCTTGGTACCGACCAATTAGGGCGTGATGTATTTGCACGCCTTGTTTACGGAGCAAAATTAACGATTGGACTAGGCCTTTTTGCGATTGTAATGGCTCTTTGTATCGGGGTTCCGATCGGGCTTTTCTCTGGTTATATTGGTGGACGAGTGGATGCTTTTTTTATGAGGATTATTGATGGAGTGTTAACATTTCCTGATTTTATTTTGGCGATTGCCATTGCTGGGATGCTAGGGCCGAGCTTAACGAATGTTATTATAGCGGTTGTTCTCGTTCGGTGGATTGTATATGCCAGGGTTGTCAGGGGCTTGGTGCTAGCGGAAAAAGAAAAAGAATATGTTCTTGTTTCTAAAGTATCGTTTTCAAGTCCCGTCAAAACGATTCGCATGCATTTATTGCCACAAGTGATGCCAGATATTATTGTCATGGCAGCGATTGATGTCGGGAAAGTCATCTTACTGATTTCGGCATTTTCATACATTGGAATCGGGGCGCAACAGCCTATCCCGGAATGGGGAGCAATGCTTAACGATGGCCGCGGCTATTTTCAAGTCGTTCCGTCCTTAATGATTTACCCTGGAATTGCAATTATGCTAACCGTTCTATGCTGTAACTTACTAGGAGACGGATTGAAAAGTTACTTTGATATACGAAAAGGTCGTGATCTATGA
- a CDS encoding ABC transporter ATP-binding protein: MSQPLMTLRDVTIALELKSENKRLVDNVNLRLNKGEIVGLIGESGSGKSLTAKAIMGLLPEAMNQSGEILFKDHDLLTISPTQHRKLLGKEIAMIFQDYRGSFTPFIKVGNQLVETIRTHEKLRKKEAKKLALHVLEEMGLDGERVYKSYPFQLSGGQVQRAAIAMALALKPSVIICDEITTALDVMNGEKVLGYIDRIRKETGCAVLLITHDLAQAYKRTDRMYVMNQGSIVEEGLPEQIRCHHQHPYTKKLCSCLLSLPGEIPSKEEKRVLVL, translated from the coding sequence ATGAGTCAACCCTTAATGACACTACGAGACGTAACGATTGCACTTGAACTTAAATCAGAGAATAAGAGGTTAGTAGACAATGTCAATCTTAGATTAAATAAAGGAGAAATTGTCGGTCTTATTGGCGAAAGCGGAAGTGGAAAAAGTTTAACCGCAAAAGCAATAATGGGCCTTCTTCCTGAGGCGATGAATCAAAGTGGGGAGATTTTATTTAAGGACCATGATTTGTTGACGATCTCGCCTACACAGCATCGAAAGCTTCTCGGCAAAGAAATAGCGATGATTTTTCAAGATTATCGTGGAAGCTTTACACCTTTTATTAAAGTAGGAAATCAGCTTGTGGAAACGATTCGTACGCATGAAAAGCTTCGGAAAAAAGAAGCTAAGAAACTCGCACTACATGTACTCGAGGAAATGGGTTTAGACGGAGAGCGTGTGTATAAAAGCTATCCGTTTCAATTAAGCGGAGGGCAAGTTCAGCGTGCGGCGATTGCGATGGCTCTAGCACTAAAGCCATCCGTCATCATTTGTGATGAAATTACGACTGCGTTAGACGTAATGAATGGAGAGAAAGTGCTAGGGTATATTGATCGGATACGAAAAGAAACGGGATGTGCCGTCCTGCTGATTACTCATGATTTAGCACAAGCGTACAAACGAACAGACCGGATGTATGTTATGAATCAAGGAAGCATTGTTGAGGAAGGGTTACCTGAGCAAATTCGTTGTCATCACCAGCATCCCTATACAAAAAAGCTTTGTTCATGTTTGCTTTCACTTCCAGGAGAGATACCGTCAAAAGAAGAGAAAAGGGTACTTGTATTATGA
- a CDS encoding GNAT family N-acetyltransferase: MEVRVVKKEEIPQVSQFVEETMKSVFPFPLSEMSKRDLTDMDSLFLAKEKATFIAAFDHDAVVGTIAVRPYDDRIASIKGRYKADDTCEIIKCYVEAKRRQQGIGSLLFAEAERYCAEVGYRIMYLHTHHFLPGGLFFWKKKGFITVLDEGGEMETVHLEKRVPVGE; the protein is encoded by the coding sequence ATGGAAGTCCGAGTTGTCAAAAAAGAAGAGATACCACAAGTGTCTCAGTTTGTGGAAGAGACGATGAAGTCCGTCTTTCCTTTTCCACTTAGCGAGATGTCTAAGAGAGATTTAACAGACATGGATTCGTTATTTTTAGCAAAAGAGAAAGCGACATTTATCGCTGCCTTTGATCATGATGCGGTCGTCGGAACCATCGCAGTGCGCCCGTATGATGACCGAATTGCCTCGATAAAAGGAAGATATAAAGCAGACGATACGTGTGAAATCATTAAATGCTATGTAGAAGCGAAACGGAGACAACAAGGAATTGGGTCGTTACTGTTTGCTGAAGCGGAGCGGTATTGTGCTGAGGTCGGCTATCGTATCATGTATTTACACACTCACCATTTTTTACCGGGGGGCCTTTTCTTTTGGAAGAAGAAAGGGTTTATAACGGTCTTAGATGAAGGTGGAGAGATGGAAACGGTCCATTTAGAGAAACGGGTACCAGTAGGAGAGTAA
- the nikA gene encoding nickel ABC transporter substrate-binding protein: MGVKQKISFMILALILVVATGCADQAESTETEDKSLTLLFSFASKSIDPHQDWIGVRAGIAETLVKIDENLDIQPWIAESWEQADEKTWTFTIRDGITFHDGSSVDGEAVKASFERLFEVNEAIAANLKVEAIEASGQEVTFRTTEAYPAFLSELVHTNAAVVKADVDNIGEKPVATGPFQVVDFTPEVEITLEKYEGYWDGPANLDDVTIKFNSDGNVRALALQSGEVDIAYHLPPETLAPIEESDNLRVESVSSLRVHFILYNSAKPALQDVKVRKAIDHLINRPVAVSEIMNGHATEANGPFNPNFEFASNQEPESYDPAQSEKLLEEAGYVKNSDGMLEKDGEVLQLTLATYEGRPELPLMAQYLQAEAASIGIDINIVNAEDIDSYLWEKQDEWDLVTYSNLTAPRGDGGYFLNVAYSPEGSLNPGQINIPQLNELTTELNSTADYQQRIVLQKEAVEIILDEVPQSFILFPHIIVGVNERVQNWTPGSEEYYLITNKIDVE, translated from the coding sequence ATGGGTGTAAAACAAAAGATATCTTTCATGATTCTAGCATTAATCCTCGTTGTTGCAACAGGATGTGCAGACCAAGCTGAATCTACTGAAACAGAGGACAAGTCACTAACGTTATTATTCAGCTTTGCATCAAAGTCAATTGACCCTCATCAAGACTGGATAGGTGTTCGTGCGGGGATTGCTGAGACACTTGTGAAGATTGATGAGAATTTAGATATTCAACCATGGATTGCGGAATCATGGGAACAGGCAGACGAGAAAACATGGACATTTACAATTCGTGATGGAATCACGTTTCATGACGGCTCTTCAGTAGATGGAGAGGCGGTTAAAGCGTCTTTTGAACGTTTGTTTGAAGTGAATGAGGCGATCGCTGCGAATTTAAAAGTGGAGGCGATTGAAGCAAGTGGGCAAGAGGTGACATTTAGGACAACAGAAGCGTACCCTGCGTTTCTATCAGAGTTGGTTCATACCAATGCAGCGGTTGTGAAAGCAGATGTCGACAATATTGGTGAGAAACCAGTTGCAACAGGTCCATTTCAAGTTGTTGACTTTACGCCTGAAGTAGAGATAACACTTGAAAAATATGAAGGTTATTGGGACGGACCAGCAAACCTTGACGATGTTACAATAAAGTTTAACTCAGATGGGAATGTTCGTGCACTAGCTCTTCAGTCAGGTGAAGTCGACATTGCCTATCATTTACCGCCTGAGACGCTGGCACCTATAGAAGAGAGTGACAACCTTCGTGTAGAGTCCGTATCAAGCTTACGTGTTCATTTTATTTTATATAATTCAGCGAAACCAGCATTACAAGATGTAAAGGTAAGAAAAGCAATTGACCATTTGATTAATCGTCCTGTCGCTGTGAGCGAGATTATGAATGGACATGCCACAGAAGCAAACGGTCCATTCAACCCGAATTTTGAGTTTGCAAGCAACCAAGAACCAGAAAGCTATGACCCGGCACAATCGGAAAAATTACTTGAAGAAGCAGGCTATGTGAAAAACAGTGATGGTATGCTTGAGAAAGACGGAGAAGTTCTTCAGTTAACTCTAGCAACCTATGAAGGAAGACCTGAGCTTCCGCTAATGGCACAGTACTTACAAGCAGAAGCGGCAAGCATAGGAATTGACATCAACATTGTAAACGCAGAAGATATTGATAGTTACTTATGGGAAAAGCAAGATGAATGGGATTTAGTGACCTATTCGAATTTAACGGCTCCACGTGGAGATGGAGGCTATTTCTTAAATGTGGCCTATTCTCCAGAAGGTTCTTTAAATCCTGGACAAATCAACATCCCGCAGCTTAATGAACTAACAACGGAATTAAATAGTACGGCAGATTACCAACAACGAATAGTCTTGCAAAAAGAAGCTGTTGAGATCATTTTAGATGAAGTTCCACAATCGTTTATTTTATTCCCTCATATTATTGTAGGGGTGAATGAGCGTGTCCAAAATTGGACTCCAGGTTCTGAAGAATACTATTTAATTACAAATAAGATAGATGTAGAATAA